The following coding sequences lie in one Streptomyces albofaciens JCM 4342 genomic window:
- a CDS encoding M28 family metallopeptidase: protein MVGLIVAIPGAAGAATAAPAAARSTAPTAAAAPDIPVANVKAHLSQLQSIATANGGNRAHGRPGYRASLDYIKGKLDAAGFTTTVQQFTTSGATGYNLIADWPGGDPNQILMAGAHLDSVGAGPGINDNGSGSAAVLETALAVSRAAVKPAKHLRFGWWGAEELGMRGSQYYVGRLAATERSKFSGYLNFDMVGSPNPGYFVYDDDRAIESVFKDYYASVNIPTEIETEGDGRSDHAPFKNVGIAVGGLFSGADYTKTAAQAQKWGGTAGQPFDRCYHRSCDTSANINDTALDRNSDAVAHAVWTLGVGSTTPPGGTVFENTDDVPIPDAGAAVSSSVTVSGRTGNAPAALKVGVDIKHTYRGDLAIDLVGPSGRTYRLKNSSGSDSAANVITTYTVDASAETADGTWQLRVQDLGPQDTGYIDSWKLTF from the coding sequence GTGGTCGGCCTGATCGTTGCGATACCCGGGGCGGCCGGTGCGGCCACCGCCGCGCCCGCCGCCGCCCGCTCCACCGCCCCCACCGCGGCTGCCGCCCCCGACATACCGGTGGCCAACGTCAAAGCGCACCTCAGCCAGCTCCAGTCGATAGCCACCGCCAACGGCGGCAACCGGGCCCACGGCCGGCCCGGTTACCGGGCCTCGCTCGACTACATCAAGGGCAAGCTGGACGCCGCGGGCTTCACCACCACCGTGCAGCAGTTCACCACCAGCGGCGCCACCGGCTACAACCTCATCGCCGACTGGCCCGGCGGCGACCCGAACCAGATCCTGATGGCCGGCGCGCACCTGGACTCCGTCGGCGCGGGCCCCGGCATCAACGACAACGGCTCCGGCTCCGCCGCGGTCCTCGAAACCGCGCTGGCCGTCTCCCGCGCCGCCGTCAAACCCGCCAAGCACCTGCGCTTCGGCTGGTGGGGCGCCGAGGAGCTGGGGATGCGCGGCTCCCAGTACTACGTCGGCCGGCTGGCCGCGACGGAGCGCTCGAAGTTCAGCGGCTACCTCAACTTCGACATGGTCGGCTCCCCCAATCCCGGCTATTTCGTCTACGACGACGACCGCGCCATCGAGAGCGTCTTCAAGGACTACTACGCCTCGGTGAACATCCCCACGGAGATCGAGACCGAGGGCGACGGCCGCAGTGACCACGCGCCGTTCAAGAACGTCGGCATCGCCGTGGGCGGCCTGTTCTCCGGCGCCGACTACACCAAGACGGCCGCCCAGGCGCAGAAGTGGGGCGGTACGGCGGGCCAGCCCTTCGACCGCTGCTACCACCGTTCCTGCGACACCTCGGCGAACATCAACGACACCGCCCTGGACCGCAACAGCGACGCCGTCGCGCACGCGGTGTGGACGCTGGGCGTCGGCTCGACCACCCCGCCCGGTGGCACCGTCTTCGAGAACACCGATGACGTCCCGATCCCGGACGCGGGGGCCGCGGTCAGCTCCTCGGTGACGGTCTCCGGGCGTACGGGCAACGCGCCGGCCGCCCTGAAGGTCGGGGTGGACATCAAGCACACCTACCGCGGCGACCTGGCCATCGACCTCGTCGGGCCGAGCGGGCGGACGTACCGGCTGAAGAACTCCAGCGGCTCGGACTCGGCGGCGAACGTGATCACCACGTACACCGTCGACGCGTCCGCCGAGACCGCCGACGGCACCTGGCAGCTGCGGGTGCAGGACCTCGGGCCGCAGGACACCGGCTACATCGACAGCTGGAAGCTGACCTTCTGA
- a CDS encoding 2-oxoacid:acceptor oxidoreductase subunit alpha, which yields MTSQVSSQAEQADGALTGEPQAPGTGAEGNGGKNGGKEVRRLDRVIIRFAGDSGDGMQLTGDRFTSETAAFGNDLSTLPNFPAEIRAPAGTLPGVSSFQLHFADHDILTPGDAPNVLVAMNPAALKANLGDVPRGAEIIVNTDEFTKRPMAKVGYEVSPLEDGTLSAYNVHPVPLTTLTIEALKDFGLSRKEAERSKNMFALGLLSWMYHRPTEGTEAFLRQKFAKKPDIAEANVAAFRAGWNFGETTEDFAVSYEVAPATQAFPTGTYRNISGNLALSYGLIAAGQQADLPLYLGSYPITPASDILHELSKHKNFGVRTFQAEDEIAGIGAALGAAFGGALAVTTTSGPGVALKSETIGLAVSLELPLVIVDIQRGGPSTGLPTKTEQADLLQAMYGRNGEAPVPIVAPKTPADCFDAALDAARIALTYRTPVFLLSDGYLANGSEPWRVPEVDELPDLRVQFANGANHTLADGTEVFWPYKRDEQTLARPWAVPGTPGLEHRIGGIEKQDGTGNISYDPANHDFMVRTRQAKVDGIDIPDLEVDDPTAEAAVRGGQGAAAAQGADTLVLGWGSTYGPITAAVRRVRRDGGRIAQAHLRHLNPFPRNLGAVLARYDKVVVPEMNLGQLATLLRAKYLVDARSYTQVSGMPFKAEQLAEVFKEAIND from the coding sequence GTGACCAGCCAGGTCAGCAGCCAAGCCGAGCAGGCCGACGGAGCGCTCACCGGGGAGCCGCAGGCTCCCGGGACCGGCGCCGAAGGCAACGGCGGGAAGAACGGCGGTAAAGAGGTACGTCGCCTGGACCGGGTGATCATCCGGTTCGCGGGCGACTCCGGTGACGGCATGCAGCTCACGGGCGACCGGTTCACGTCCGAGACGGCGGCCTTCGGCAACGACCTGTCGACGCTGCCGAACTTCCCCGCCGAGATCCGGGCCCCCGCCGGCACCCTGCCCGGCGTCTCCAGCTTCCAGCTGCACTTCGCGGACCACGACATCCTCACCCCGGGCGACGCGCCCAACGTCCTGGTGGCCATGAACCCGGCCGCGCTGAAGGCGAACCTGGGCGACGTACCGCGCGGCGCGGAGATCATCGTCAACACCGACGAGTTCACCAAGCGGCCGATGGCGAAGGTGGGTTACGAGGTCAGCCCGCTGGAGGACGGCACGCTCTCGGCGTACAACGTCCACCCGGTGCCGCTGACGACGCTGACCATCGAGGCGCTCAAGGACTTCGGGCTGTCCCGCAAGGAGGCCGAGCGCAGCAAGAACATGTTCGCGCTGGGCCTGCTGTCGTGGATGTACCACCGGCCGACCGAGGGCACCGAAGCGTTTCTGCGGCAGAAGTTCGCCAAGAAGCCGGATATCGCCGAGGCCAACGTCGCCGCCTTCCGCGCGGGCTGGAACTTCGGCGAGACCACCGAGGACTTCGCGGTCTCCTACGAGGTCGCGCCCGCCACCCAGGCCTTCCCGACCGGAACCTACCGCAACATCTCCGGCAACCTGGCCCTGTCGTACGGCCTGATCGCCGCCGGGCAGCAGGCCGACCTGCCGCTCTACCTGGGCTCGTACCCGATCACCCCGGCCTCGGACATCCTGCACGAGCTGAGCAAGCACAAGAACTTCGGCGTGCGCACCTTCCAGGCCGAGGACGAGATCGCCGGCATCGGCGCGGCACTGGGCGCCGCTTTCGGCGGGGCGCTCGCGGTGACCACCACCTCGGGCCCCGGCGTGGCGTTGAAGTCGGAGACCATCGGGCTCGCGGTCTCCCTCGAACTGCCGCTGGTCATCGTGGACATCCAGCGCGGCGGCCCGTCCACCGGCCTGCCCACCAAGACCGAACAGGCCGACCTGCTCCAGGCGATGTACGGGCGCAACGGCGAGGCGCCGGTGCCGATCGTGGCGCCGAAGACGCCCGCCGACTGCTTCGACGCGGCGCTGGACGCGGCGCGCATCGCGCTGACGTACCGCACGCCGGTCTTCCTGCTGTCCGACGGCTACCTGGCCAACGGCTCCGAGCCGTGGCGCGTCCCGGAGGTCGACGAACTGCCGGACCTGCGCGTGCAGTTCGCGAACGGCGCGAACCACACGCTGGCCGACGGCACCGAGGTGTTCTGGCCGTACAAGCGCGACGAGCAGACGCTGGCCCGCCCGTGGGCGGTGCCCGGCACGCCCGGCCTGGAGCACCGCATCGGCGGCATCGAGAAGCAGGACGGCACGGGCAACATCTCTTACGATCCGGCCAACCACGACTTCATGGTGCGCACCCGCCAGGCGAAGGTCGACGGCATCGACATCCCCGACCTGGAGGTCGACGACCCGACGGCGGAGGCGGCCGTCCGCGGCGGCCAGGGCGCGGCCGCCGCGCAGGGCGCCGACACCCTGGTGCTGGGCTGGGGTTCGACGTACGGGCCGATCACCGCGGCCGTCCGGCGCGTACGCCGGGACGGCGGGCGGATCGCGCAGGCGCATCTGCGCCACCTCAACCCCTTCCCGCGGAATCTCGGCGCGGTGCTGGCACGTTACGACAAGGTGGTCGTACCGGAGATGAACCTCGGCCAGCTCGCCACCCTGCTGCGGGCCAAGTACCTCGTCGATGCCCGCTCGTACACCCAGGTCAGCGGGATGCCGTTCAAGGCCGAGCAGCTTGCGGAGGTCTTTAAGGAGGCCATCAATGACTGA
- a CDS encoding response regulator transcription factor, which translates to MRVVIAEDSVLLREGLTRLLTDRGHDVVAGVGDAEALIKVIGELAAEGELPDVVVADVRMPPTHTDEGVRAAVRLRRDHPGLGVLVLSQYVEEEYATELLAGSSHGVGYLLKDRVAEVREFVDAVVRVAAGGTALDPEVVAQLLGRSRKQDVLTNLTPREREVLGLMAEGRTNSAIARQLVVSDGAVEKHVSNIFLKLGLSQSDGDHRRVLAVLTYLNS; encoded by the coding sequence GTGCGGGTGGTCATCGCCGAGGACTCGGTGCTGCTTCGGGAGGGGCTCACCCGGTTGCTGACCGACCGTGGGCACGACGTCGTCGCGGGGGTGGGCGACGCCGAGGCGCTGATCAAGGTCATCGGCGAGCTGGCCGCCGAGGGCGAGCTGCCGGACGTGGTCGTGGCGGACGTACGGATGCCGCCGACGCACACGGACGAAGGGGTACGGGCCGCGGTGCGGCTGCGGCGCGACCACCCGGGGCTGGGGGTGCTGGTGCTGTCGCAGTACGTGGAGGAGGAGTACGCGACGGAATTGCTGGCCGGATCCAGTCACGGCGTCGGCTATCTCCTCAAGGACCGGGTAGCTGAAGTACGGGAGTTCGTCGACGCGGTGGTCCGGGTCGCCGCGGGGGGAACCGCGCTCGACCCCGAAGTGGTCGCGCAGCTCCTGGGCCGCAGCCGTAAGCAGGACGTGCTGACGAACCTCACGCCACGGGAGCGGGAGGTCCTGGGGCTGATGGCCGAGGGACGGACGAACTCCGCGATCGCACGGCAGCTGGTGGTGAGCGACGGTGCGGTGGAGAAGCACGTCAGCAACATCTTCCTCAAGCTGGGTCTGTCGCAGAGTGACGGGGATCACCGACGGGTGCTGGCCGTGCTCACCTATCTCAACTCCTGA
- a CDS encoding ABC transporter permease — MSRAEAAEGAQDTGKTPGGAGAGKAGAGAGAGGGKAGAGGTAVGRTARPLWSLGLLRNEIGTTFRRWRTLVLLAVLAAVPVLIGIAVKIETSGGDGGAGGGSGGAAFVSQITNNGLFLVFTSLAVTLPVFLPLAVGVVAGDSVAGEAHTGTLRYLLVAPAGRTRLLLVKYATTLTFCLVATLVVAASALLTGALLFPVGEVTLLSGTTVPFGEGLLRALAVAAVVALSLVGVAAIGLFVSTLTNSGIAAMATTVGLLIMVQILDTIPQLHAIQPYLFPHHWLSFADLLRDPVYWDRLQQNLGLQALYAAVFGSAAWARFTARDITV; from the coding sequence ATGTCGCGGGCTGAGGCGGCGGAGGGCGCGCAGGACACCGGGAAGACACCCGGGGGCGCCGGAGCCGGAAAAGCGGGCGCCGGAGCCGGTGCCGGGGGCGGGAAAGCGGGTGCCGGGGGCACCGCCGTGGGGCGTACGGCGCGGCCCCTGTGGTCGCTCGGCCTGCTGCGCAACGAGATCGGTACGACCTTCCGCCGCTGGCGCACCCTCGTCCTGCTCGCCGTGCTCGCCGCCGTACCGGTCCTGATCGGCATCGCCGTGAAGATCGAGACGAGCGGCGGCGACGGTGGTGCGGGCGGCGGGAGCGGCGGCGCCGCCTTCGTCTCGCAGATCACCAACAACGGCCTCTTCCTGGTCTTCACCTCGCTGGCCGTCACGCTGCCGGTCTTCCTGCCGCTGGCCGTCGGTGTGGTCGCCGGGGACTCCGTCGCCGGCGAGGCGCACACCGGCACGCTGCGCTATCTGCTCGTCGCACCGGCCGGGCGGACCCGGCTGCTGCTGGTCAAGTACGCGACCACGCTGACGTTCTGCCTGGTGGCCACGCTGGTCGTGGCGGCGTCGGCGCTGCTGACCGGCGCGCTGCTGTTCCCCGTCGGCGAGGTGACGCTGCTGTCCGGGACGACCGTGCCGTTCGGCGAGGGGCTGCTGCGCGCGCTGGCCGTCGCGGCGGTGGTGGCCCTGTCCCTGGTCGGGGTGGCGGCGATCGGACTGTTCGTCTCGACGCTCACCAACAGCGGCATCGCCGCGATGGCCACCACGGTCGGCCTGCTGATCATGGTCCAGATCCTGGACACCATTCCGCAGCTGCACGCGATCCAGCCGTACCTCTTCCCGCACCACTGGCTGTCCTTCGCCGATCTGCTGCGCGATCCCGTCTACTGGGACCGGCTCCAGCAGAACCTCGGCCTCCAGGCGCTGTACGCGGCGGTCTTCGGCTCCGCCGCCTGGGCGCGCTTCACGGCGCGGGACATCACGGTCTGA
- a CDS encoding 2-oxoacid:ferredoxin oxidoreductase subunit beta — protein sequence MTETIAEGTQAIEALSLVPKAEGKQSMKDFKSDQEVRWCPGCGDYAVLAAVQGFMPELGLAKENIVFVSGIGCSSRFPYYMNTYGMHSIHGRAPAIATGLASSRRDLSVWVVTGDGDALSIGGNHLIHALRRNVNLKILLFNNRIYGLTKGQYSPTSEVGKITKSTPMGSLDAPFNPVSLAIGAEASFVARTVDSDRKHLTSVLRAAAAHPGTALVEIYQNCNIFNDGAFEVLKDKQQAEEAVIRLEHGQPIRFGAPAEDGLGSKGVVRDPATGDLKIIDVTAEGADAVLVHDAHNPSPTTAFALSRLADPDTLHHTPIGVLRNVDRPVYDALMSDQLETAIEQKGKGDLASLLAGNDTWTVVG from the coding sequence ATGACTGAGACGATCGCGGAGGGGACCCAGGCGATCGAGGCGCTTTCCCTGGTGCCCAAGGCCGAGGGCAAGCAGTCCATGAAGGACTTCAAGTCCGACCAGGAAGTGCGCTGGTGCCCCGGTTGCGGTGACTACGCGGTGCTCGCCGCCGTGCAGGGCTTCATGCCCGAACTCGGTCTGGCGAAGGAGAACATCGTCTTCGTCTCGGGCATCGGCTGCTCGTCCCGGTTCCCGTACTACATGAACACCTACGGGATGCACTCCATCCACGGCCGTGCCCCGGCCATCGCCACCGGCCTGGCCTCCTCGCGCCGCGACCTGTCGGTGTGGGTCGTCACCGGCGACGGCGACGCGCTGTCCATCGGCGGCAACCACCTCATCCACGCGCTGCGCCGCAACGTCAACCTGAAGATCCTGCTGTTCAACAACCGGATCTACGGGCTGACCAAGGGCCAGTACAGCCCCACCTCCGAGGTCGGCAAGATCACGAAGTCGACGCCGATGGGTTCCCTGGACGCGCCCTTCAACCCGGTGTCGCTGGCCATCGGCGCCGAGGCGTCCTTCGTGGCCCGTACGGTCGACTCCGACCGCAAGCACCTGACCAGCGTGCTGCGGGCGGCGGCCGCCCACCCGGGCACGGCGCTGGTGGAGATCTACCAGAACTGCAACATCTTCAACGACGGCGCCTTCGAGGTCCTCAAGGACAAGCAGCAGGCCGAGGAAGCCGTGATCCGCCTGGAGCACGGGCAGCCGATCCGCTTCGGCGCGCCCGCCGAGGACGGCCTCGGCTCCAAGGGCGTGGTACGGGATCCGGCCACCGGCGACCTCAAGATCATCGACGTGACGGCGGAGGGCGCGGACGCGGTGCTCGTCCACGACGCGCACAACCCCTCGCCGACCACCGCCTTCGCCCTGTCCCGCCTCGCCGATCCGGACACGCTGCACCACACCCCCATCGGTGTGCTGCGCAATGTGGACCGCCCGGTCTACGACGCGCTCATGAGCGACCAGTTGGAGACGGCCATAGAGCAGAAGGGCAAGGGCGACCTGGCCTCGCTGCTCGCCGGCAACGACACCTGGACGGTGGTCGGCTGA
- a CDS encoding ABC transporter ATP-binding protein — MTQPSAGDRVIETRGLTKTYRGGQLAVDRLDLAVPHGSVFGFLGPNGSGKTTTIRMLLGLIEPSAGGARLLGEPMPRAARRVLPRVGALIEGPALYGFLSGRDNLVRFDAADPAADPRTRARRVDQALDRVGLAAAARKKARAYSLGMKQRLGLAAALLQPRDLLVLDEPTNGLDPQGMREIRTLIRELAGDGTTVFLSSHLLDEIEQVCTHAAVMARGRLVTQGTVAALSAGTRGRLTVGTPDTADAVRVLKEHGITDLVVTDERVTGELPAPPAGPPGLTDVSGAGGVAGTGGVSGPGGVPDPTDVPDPTDVLDLADVNAALVRAGVRVRSFGTERASLEDVFVQLTGEGFDVAG; from the coding sequence ATGACGCAGCCGTCCGCCGGGGACCGGGTGATCGAGACCCGGGGGCTGACGAAGACGTACCGTGGCGGACAGCTCGCCGTCGACCGGCTCGACCTCGCCGTACCGCACGGCAGCGTCTTCGGCTTCCTGGGACCCAACGGCTCGGGCAAGACGACCACGATCCGGATGCTGCTCGGCCTGATCGAGCCGTCCGCTGGCGGGGCCCGGCTGCTCGGCGAGCCGATGCCGCGGGCGGCCCGCCGGGTGCTCCCCAGGGTCGGCGCCCTCATCGAGGGGCCGGCCCTGTACGGATTCCTCAGCGGGCGCGACAACCTCGTACGGTTCGACGCCGCCGATCCGGCCGCCGATCCGCGTACACGTGCGCGGCGGGTCGACCAGGCCCTGGACCGGGTCGGTCTGGCGGCGGCCGCCCGCAAGAAGGCGCGCGCGTACTCGCTGGGCATGAAGCAGCGGCTGGGGCTGGCCGCGGCACTGCTCCAGCCCCGGGACCTCCTCGTGCTGGACGAGCCGACCAACGGCCTGGACCCGCAGGGCATGCGCGAGATCCGTACGCTGATCAGGGAGCTGGCGGGGGACGGCACCACCGTCTTCCTCTCCTCCCACCTCCTCGACGAGATCGAGCAGGTCTGCACGCACGCCGCGGTGATGGCGCGCGGCCGGCTCGTCACCCAGGGCACGGTCGCCGCGCTGTCCGCCGGCACCCGCGGGCGGCTGACGGTCGGCACGCCCGACACCGCCGACGCGGTGCGGGTGCTCAAGGAACACGGGATCACCGATCTCGTGGTGACGGACGAGCGGGTGACCGGGGAGCTGCCCGCGCCGCCCGCCGGACCGCCCGGCCTCACGGATGTGTCCGGTGCTGGGGGCGTCGCCGGTACTGGGGGCGTGTCCGGGCCCGGAGGCGTGCCCGATCCCACGGACGTACCCGATCCCACGGACGTACTCGATCTCGCGGACGTGAACGCCGCGCTGGTGCGGGCCGGGGTGCGGGTCCGGTCCTTCGGCACCGAACGGGCGTCCCTGGAGGACGTCTTCGTCCAGCTCACAGGGGAGGGCTTCGATGTCGCGGGCTGA
- a CDS encoding polyprenyl synthetase family protein, with product MTVVGPFGLSVRDQALEADVQAGLAAVEEGLLEATKSDVPFITEAAQHLVRAGGKRFRPLLAMLAAQFGDPHTPGVVPSAVVVELTHLATLYHDDVMDEADVRRGVPSANARWGNSVAVLTGDFLFARASHILADLGPEAVRIQAEAFERLVTGQILETAGPRDGRDPIEHYLDVIAGKTGSLIAVAGRFGAMMSGADESIVNILTQYGERLGTAFQLADDVLDIASDSHESGKTPGTDLREGIPTLPVLHLRALADGEHGTDKDRELRDLLAGDLTDDTRHAEALAGLRAHPALEQARRDTVRYAEEARTTLAPLPECMAKTALEGLCDSVVHRAG from the coding sequence GTGACCGTCGTCGGGCCCTTTGGGCTGAGCGTGCGGGACCAGGCTCTTGAGGCCGATGTCCAGGCCGGGTTGGCGGCTGTCGAGGAAGGCCTGCTGGAGGCCACCAAAAGCGACGTGCCGTTCATCACCGAGGCCGCCCAGCATCTCGTGCGCGCGGGTGGCAAGCGGTTCCGGCCGCTGCTGGCGATGCTGGCCGCGCAGTTCGGCGACCCGCACACGCCGGGCGTCGTCCCGTCCGCCGTCGTCGTCGAGCTGACGCACCTGGCGACGCTGTACCACGACGACGTCATGGACGAGGCGGACGTGCGCCGCGGCGTGCCCAGCGCCAACGCCCGCTGGGGCAACTCGGTGGCCGTGCTGACCGGCGACTTCCTGTTCGCCCGCGCCTCGCACATACTGGCCGACCTCGGCCCGGAGGCCGTCCGCATCCAGGCCGAGGCGTTCGAGCGCCTGGTGACCGGCCAGATCCTGGAGACGGCCGGACCGCGCGACGGCCGGGACCCGATCGAGCACTATCTGGACGTCATCGCCGGCAAGACCGGCTCGCTGATCGCCGTCGCGGGCCGCTTCGGCGCGATGATGTCCGGCGCCGACGAGTCCATCGTCAACATCCTGACCCAGTACGGCGAGCGGCTCGGCACCGCCTTCCAGCTCGCCGACGACGTCCTGGACATCGCCAGCGACTCCCACGAGTCCGGGAAGACCCCCGGCACGGACCTGCGCGAGGGCATCCCGACCCTGCCGGTCCTGCACCTGCGCGCCCTCGCCGACGGCGAGCACGGCACCGACAAGGACCGCGAGCTGCGCGACCTGCTGGCCGGGGACCTCACCGACGACACCCGGCACGCCGAGGCGCTGGCCGGGCTGCGCGCCCACCCGGCGCTGGAGCAGGCCCGCCGGGACACCGTCCGCTACGCGGAGGAGGCGCGGACCACCCTGGCGCCGCTGCCGGAGTGCATGGCGAAGACGGCCCTGGAGGGGCTGTGCGACTCGGTGGTGCACCGGGCGGGCTGA
- the rarD gene encoding EamA family transporter RarD gives MPPQSDQRTGLVYGTAAYVVWGLLPLYWHLLGDLAPAEILAHRMAWSLPVAAVILACMRRWSWIPELVRQPRRLGLVLVCATVISVNWFLYIWAVNSGHVLEASLGYFINPLVSIAFGVLVLRERLRPLQWTAVGVGTAAVVVMAVAYGKVPWISLALAFTFATYGLVKKGVKLDGIEGFSAETAMQFLPALGILVYLGARGEAGFTSGGVGQMLLLMGCGVATALPLIAFGASAVRLPLTVLGMLQYLAPTFQFALGLLVFHEEMPPERWAGFGLVWLALVVLTYDAIRTARSARTALVTARETAREAAREATAALPPQTSRPGPESAAAAPETAPELGAAKS, from the coding sequence TTGCCACCCCAGTCCGACCAGCGCACAGGACTCGTCTACGGCACTGCCGCGTACGTGGTGTGGGGCCTGCTCCCGCTGTACTGGCACCTGCTGGGCGACCTGGCCCCCGCCGAGATCCTGGCCCACCGCATGGCGTGGTCGCTGCCGGTGGCCGCGGTGATCCTGGCCTGCATGCGCCGCTGGTCCTGGATACCGGAGCTGGTGCGGCAGCCCAGGCGGCTCGGCCTGGTGCTGGTCTGCGCCACGGTGATCTCCGTCAACTGGTTCCTGTACATCTGGGCCGTCAACAGCGGCCACGTCCTCGAAGCCAGCCTGGGGTATTTCATCAACCCGCTGGTCAGCATCGCCTTCGGCGTCCTGGTGCTGCGCGAGCGGCTGCGGCCGTTGCAGTGGACGGCGGTCGGCGTGGGCACCGCGGCGGTGGTCGTGATGGCCGTGGCGTACGGCAAGGTGCCCTGGATCTCGCTCGCCCTGGCGTTCACGTTCGCCACGTACGGCCTGGTCAAGAAGGGCGTGAAGCTGGACGGCATCGAGGGCTTCAGCGCCGAGACGGCGATGCAGTTCCTGCCCGCGCTCGGCATCCTGGTCTACCTCGGCGCACGCGGCGAGGCCGGGTTCACCAGCGGCGGGGTGGGGCAGATGCTGCTGCTCATGGGCTGCGGCGTGGCCACCGCGCTGCCGCTGATCGCCTTCGGCGCGTCGGCGGTGCGCCTGCCGCTGACCGTGCTCGGCATGCTCCAGTACCTGGCCCCGACCTTCCAGTTCGCCCTCGGCCTGCTGGTCTTCCACGAGGAGATGCCGCCGGAGCGCTGGGCGGGCTTCGGTCTGGTGTGGCTGGCGCTGGTGGTGCTGACGTACGACGCGATCCGTACCGCCCGTTCGGCCCGTACGGCGCTGGTCACGGCTCGGGAGACGGCACGGGAAGCGGCCCGGGAGGCGACTGCGGCCCTGCCCCCGCAGACCTCGCGGCCCGGTCCGGAGTCCGCCGCGGCGGCCCCGGAAACCGCCCCGGAACTGGGTGCCGCCAAGTCCTGA
- a CDS encoding LolA family protein: MPRNQPIQVTDEWDGDGGRSAKRRRTMRYAIPVAVVGVAAASIGLVPAFAGSGSPDLPEISAQDLIAKIAKSDVQQLSGTVRTSTDLGLPAGLTGSGASAFGGGAADRGGKGGDGGTASSASPQSQLSELASGSHTLRVAVDGPDKQRLSVVGKSAEYNLVHNGRDLWGYESSSNTAYHSTVPADAGKGQHRSEKSAGSGGSADLKNATPQELAKKALDAVGDTTSVSVDGTAKVAGRDAYQLSVKPKQSGSTVDSIRISVDAETGVPLKFTLTPKGGGAPAVDVGFTSVDFAKPAADTFDFKPPKGAKVVDGDKARDRHRADQGRAAEDLKGILGKYGLTGQNGKGGKNGGFEVIGDGWTSIAHLKGNGSGLSSAGKNASGDAAKLLDSLGEKVSGKFGSGRMFSTRLVNALVTDDGSVYAGAVDKASLIKAAEAAK; encoded by the coding sequence ATGCCACGGAACCAACCGATACAGGTCACCGACGAGTGGGACGGGGACGGGGGGCGCTCCGCGAAGCGCCGCAGGACGATGCGGTACGCGATCCCGGTCGCGGTCGTGGGCGTCGCGGCGGCCTCGATCGGGCTGGTCCCGGCCTTCGCCGGTTCGGGCTCCCCGGATCTGCCGGAGATCTCGGCGCAGGACCTCATAGCGAAGATCGCCAAGTCGGACGTACAGCAGCTGTCCGGCACCGTCCGTACGTCCACTGACCTGGGGCTGCCCGCCGGCCTGACCGGCAGCGGCGCGAGCGCGTTCGGCGGCGGGGCCGCGGACCGCGGCGGCAAGGGCGGGGACGGCGGCACCGCGTCCTCCGCGAGCCCGCAGAGCCAGTTGTCGGAGCTGGCGTCCGGGTCGCACACGCTGCGCGTCGCCGTCGACGGCCCCGACAAGCAGCGGCTCTCCGTCGTCGGCAAGTCCGCCGAGTACAACCTCGTCCACAACGGCCGCGACCTGTGGGGTTACGAGAGCAGCAGCAACACCGCGTACCACAGCACGGTCCCGGCCGACGCCGGCAAGGGGCAGCACCGCTCGGAGAAGTCCGCCGGGTCCGGTGGTTCCGCGGACCTGAAGAACGCCACCCCGCAGGAGCTGGCCAAGAAGGCGCTGGACGCGGTCGGCGACACCACCTCGGTGTCGGTCGACGGCACGGCCAAGGTGGCCGGGCGGGACGCCTACCAGCTCTCGGTCAAGCCCAAGCAGTCCGGCTCCACGGTCGACTCGATACGGATCTCGGTGGACGCCGAGACCGGTGTGCCGCTGAAGTTCACGCTCACGCCCAAGGGCGGCGGCGCCCCGGCGGTCGACGTGGGCTTCACCTCCGTCGACTTCGCCAAGCCCGCGGCGGACACCTTCGACTTCAAGCCGCCGAAGGGCGCAAAGGTCGTGGACGGCGACAAGGCCCGCGACCGGCACCGCGCCGACCAGGGCCGGGCCGCCGAGGACCTCAAGGGCATCCTCGGGAAGTACGGCCTGACCGGCCAGAACGGCAAGGGCGGCAAGAACGGCGGCTTCGAGGTCATCGGTGACGGCTGGACCTCCATAGCCCACCTGAAGGGGAACGGCTCCGGCCTGTCCTCGGCCGGCAAGAACGCCTCCGGCGACGCGGCCAAGCTGCTGGACAGCCTGGGCGAGAAGGTCAGCGGGAAGTTCGGCTCCGGCCGGATGTTCAGCACCCGTCTGGTCAACGCCCTGGTGACGGACGACGGCTCGGTCTACGCCGGTGCCGTGGACAAGGCGTCCCTGATCAAGGCCGCCGAGGCCGCCAAGTAA